A stretch of the Streptosporangium sp. NBC_01755 genome encodes the following:
- a CDS encoding L,D-transpeptidase family protein has translation MQRIVKCLLIANTALALTSCLPFGIANTGVASPRRSGPAVADDHPPRSAHTPVSRFPALRPGDRGTRVQELKKRLDRLGFNTGSPGQEYGPELRAAVWAFQKANELPAVDEINPSTWKALSHPARIRPLVPYGGPTRVEIDLRRQLLTAWQDGKPALVSHISTGNDKHYCKNGHCGVAVTPTGDFRAWWRTTGWTHGPLGDQFYTIYFNGGIGFHGSERVPLHPASHGCIRVPLHNAKSLFDMTPTGTPVYVRRSEPPNAAKRPERSERPEQDTSRPGALRYRP, from the coding sequence ATGCAGAGAATCGTCAAGTGCCTTCTGATCGCGAACACCGCCCTCGCGCTCACCTCGTGCCTGCCGTTCGGCATCGCGAACACCGGCGTCGCGTCACCGAGACGCTCCGGACCCGCCGTCGCCGATGACCACCCGCCCCGTTCCGCGCACACCCCGGTGTCCCGTTTCCCCGCCCTTCGCCCCGGTGACCGGGGAACCCGGGTCCAGGAGCTCAAAAAACGTCTCGACCGGCTGGGGTTCAACACGGGATCTCCCGGCCAGGAGTACGGCCCCGAGCTGCGCGCGGCCGTGTGGGCCTTCCAGAAGGCCAACGAGCTGCCCGCCGTCGACGAGATCAACCCGTCGACCTGGAAGGCGCTCTCCCACCCGGCGCGCATCAGGCCGCTGGTGCCCTACGGGGGGCCCACCAGGGTGGAGATCGACCTGCGTCGCCAGCTGCTCACCGCCTGGCAGGACGGCAAGCCGGCCCTGGTCTCCCATATCTCGACCGGTAACGACAAGCACTACTGCAAGAACGGCCACTGCGGGGTCGCCGTCACGCCCACCGGCGACTTCCGCGCCTGGTGGCGGACCACCGGATGGACCCACGGGCCACTGGGCGACCAGTTCTACACCATCTATTTCAACGGGGGCATCGGCTTCCACGGCTCCGAACGGGTCCCGCTCCACCCCGCCTCGCACGGCTGCATCCGCGTCCCACTCCACAACGCCAAGTCCCTGTTCGACATGACCCCGACCGGAACCCCGGTCTACGTCCGCCGCTCCGAGCCTCCCAACGCCGCCAAGCGCCCCGAACGCTCCGAACGTCCCGAACAGGACACGTCCCGGCCGGGGGCACTGCGATACCGGCCGTGA